The Mesoterricola silvestris sequence CCGGCAGGGGATCCCCATCGCCCGGGAGGCGGCGGCCCTGGCCAGCGTCATCAACGCCCGGGACGAGCGCAAGCGCAGCTTCGAGCTCATCGCCGAACTCCACGAGAAGCTGGGCGAGACCGCCGAGGCCTACCGCGCCTTCAAGCAGGCCATGGAGATCAAGGATTCCATCTACACCATCCAGGAAAGCAACAAGATCGCCGAATCCACCATGAAGATCGTGACGATCCGCAAGGACAACGAGATCGAGGCGCTGAAGAAGGAACGGGTGATCGCCTCCCTCCAGCTGGAGCGGAACCGGTACTTCCTGGCCGCGCTGGTGCTGGGCCTGGGCACCCTGGGCACCGCCATCGTCGTCATGGCCGTGCACAGCCGGAACGTGCGCCGGAACCGCGAGGCCCTGCGGCGCTCCAACGACGCCCTGGCCCGCATCAACCTGGAGCTCCAGGAGCGCATGAACGAGATCAAGACCCTCAGCGGCTTGCTTCCCATCTGCGCCCAGTGCAAGAAGATCCGCAACGACCAGGGGTACTGGACCCAGCTGGAGAGCTACGTGTCCGAGCACACCTCCGCCACCTTCTCCCACGGCATCTGTCCCAACTGCGCCGAGGATCTCTACCCCGAGGCCATGGACCGCATGCGCAAACGGACCGGGTCCACGCCATGACCGGTCCCGCGGGAATGCCCCCCTTCGAGCGCCTGCGGGAGCTGTGCACGCGGATCCCCGAGGGCACCCAGGAGCTGCTGCCCATCATCGACTTCCTGGAGACCTTCCCGGCCCAGGCCACGGAGGAGGCCCTGATCCACCTGGTGGGGGTCACGGCCCTGGGCATCGCCAAGGCCAGCCAGGGCGGCATCTGGAACGGCACCCGGTGGATCTTCCTGCGGGGCAACGCCTCGCCCTTCCCCTCCCACCCCGGCCCGGGCTGGACGAGCCTGCCCTGGGCCTACGGGGAGGAGCAGTACGGCCACCTGGTGGTGCGCACCCCGGAGGTGCCCGCGGCGCTCACGCTCCTCCTCTCCATTTCCGCGCCCCTCCTGGCCTGGCGGCGCCTGGAGGCCAACCGCAGCGACCAGAACCGGGCCCTGGCCCTGCAGCTCTCGCGCCTGAACACCCTGTTCGACCTCACCCGCAACCTGGGGGAGGTGGAGACCCGGGGCGAGCTCATCCGGCTCATGGGCAACACCCTGGCGGGGGAGTTCCACATCCAGCGGCTCCTGGTGGTGGGCGCCGACGGCAGCGTCGTTCACAGCCGGGGCCTGGGGCCGCTGCCGGCGGTGCTGGAAGGCGAGAGCATCCACCGCATCGTGGCCGAAAAGGGCCTAGCCCACGCGGTGGAACTGCGGGACCAGGACCACAGCTACGGCTTCGCCTACGCCGCCGAGCCCGCCCAGGGCCGGCTCAACGACGACGACGAGCTTTTCTTCCAGACCCTCATCAACATCACCTCCACCCAGCTGGGTGGCCTCGAGCTGCGGGAGACGCGGATCCAGGCCATGAAGCTGGAGAAGGACCTGGAGCTGGCCCGCAACATCCAGCGCCGCATCCTCCCCAAGCGCCTGCCGGAGCCCGAAGGCTGGCAGTGCGCCGCGGCCAACCTGCCCTACCAGGCCGTGGGCGGCGACCTGTACGACCTCTGGATGGCCTCGGACGTGGACCGCAGCCCGCGCCTCCACATCGCCCTGGCCGACATCTCCGGCAAGGGACTGCCGGCCTCCCTCATGATGACCCAGCTCTCGGCCTTCCTGCGGGCCATGGCCGACCGGCGCGTGGTGGACTGGGGCGCCCTGGCCCTGCGCCTCAACGCGCGCATGAACGAGGTGCGGGACCAGAACCGCTTCGCCACCCTCTTCATGGGCAGCCTCAACCCGGCCACCGGCGACCTCCGCTACGTGAACGCGGGCCACAATCCCCCCCTCCTGGTGCCCGGGGACGGGCGGCCCCTGGAGCACCTGCAGCCCACCGGGCCCATGGTGGGGCTCCTGCCCGGGGCGGTGTTCCGGGAAGGGCGGGCCACCATGCACCCCGGGGACGCCCTGGTCATCTTCACGGACGGGGTGTCCGAGGCCGAGAACCTCGCCGGGGAGGACATGGGGGAGGACCCCCTGGTGGCCACGGTGCTGGAGAACCCCGGCGCCAGCGCCGACGACCTCTTCGAGAAGCTCCTGACCCGCACCTT is a genomic window containing:
- a CDS encoding PP2C family protein-serine/threonine phosphatase, whose amino-acid sequence is MTGPAGMPPFERLRELCTRIPEGTQELLPIIDFLETFPAQATEEALIHLVGVTALGIAKASQGGIWNGTRWIFLRGNASPFPSHPGPGWTSLPWAYGEEQYGHLVVRTPEVPAALTLLLSISAPLLAWRRLEANRSDQNRALALQLSRLNTLFDLTRNLGEVETRGELIRLMGNTLAGEFHIQRLLVVGADGSVVHSRGLGPLPAVLEGESIHRIVAEKGLAHAVELRDQDHSYGFAYAAEPAQGRLNDDDELFFQTLINITSTQLGGLELRETRIQAMKLEKDLELARNIQRRILPKRLPEPEGWQCAAANLPYQAVGGDLYDLWMASDVDRSPRLHIALADISGKGLPASLMMTQLSAFLRAMADRRVVDWGALALRLNARMNEVRDQNRFATLFMGSLNPATGDLRYVNAGHNPPLLVPGDGRPLEHLQPTGPMVGLLPGAVFREGRATMHPGDALVIFTDGVSEAENLAGEDMGEDPLVATVLENPGASADDLFEKLLTRTFQHLDGGGFKDDVTLVVIKRL